GCAACGAGGTGTGACGCTCCATTGAGCACTGCTTCTTTGGAAATCCCAAGGGTACATCTTTCATGGCCTGGCAGATTTTGCACTCTGATCCACGGCGCCTGAGCCGTTTAAACTGAAACCATTGCTGTTTGAATCTCGCGTAAGCGCCTGGACTTAGATACCGTACACGCCGACCGTGGCGTCGCAATAACGGCTGTTTAAATGGTATCCTTGAATGGAAAACTACGTCCACGAACCGCGAATTCGGGGGCACTAGCCGGGGCTGGAGGCGGTCACATGGGGCGCCCTGACGGTTCAATGGGATGCACATTCTTTGATGGCGCCGCGCTCATGAGGGTCCGCACTCGGAGCTCAATCCCGTTTGTTCTTTCCTGAGCGTCCCGGGTCAATCAGGTGCTATCCTATTTCGCTGATGCTGGACCACAACCAAGCCTTCCGGGCGGTTTGAGTCAGCGGGGTGAGGCCTAAAAATCTTCGGCTTTCCTATGTCCCGCGCTCGCAGCGATTTGTTTCAATAATTCCACTGAGGAGACGGGAGCTCTGTCAGGCAGAACAGAACTCAACAGGACGCGCAGACGGGTCGCCTGATCCGCAATTTCGTCAAATGCGAGGCTCTGTTGCCGCGCCTGATCTTCCAGTTGCGAGACTTTCTCTGCGCTCAGCCTAATTTCTTCCTGCTGCAAAATCCACCCGGACAGAAGCATGGTTACGATGTCTTCCACGCTGAAAGCTTCATCCGCGACCAATTCCGTTAAAGATCCTGGCGGCAAGTGACCAATACCCGTAACACTGCGCACCTCTGCGAGCCGCTCTTCGGAGAGCTGGTCCGACAATCCGGCCACCAGTTCTTTTGCGTCGTTAAATTTTTTCATCACCATGTCCCCTTCAACACAAACTGTACCCGGCACGGCGCGCTAAACAAACGCTTTGGTTACTGACTGGTTAACGCTTCACAACAAAACGGATGTAAACATCTCCTAAAGAAAAATAATTCGATAGCTTACGTGGAACAGCCTCGCCGTTTCACCGTGCCTGTCACGACAGAAAGGCAAAATCGATTTAATAGGGTCACCTCATAGGGAAAAACACCAGTATCCAGGCGACATAGGGGCATTTTTTCAGATCGCACACGGGCGAGGGATTTCGACTTTTGGGCGACCTACCGGATACGAGCAGCAAACACAGGCAATGGCCGACGGAAACCCTCGGCAAGCGCCGCCAGCCGACATGCGTCGAACGGCTCAATTAAAAAGCAAATAAAATCATAGTGGCGGCGGTCCGAGGCACAGGTGCCTTGTGATCCATTCGCGCCTCGGACATAGTTGGTCCCATGTCGGCTAATTGCAATCTGATTGTCTTCACGGATCTGGATGGAACGCTGATCGATCACGAAACCTATCGGTGGGACGCGGCTCAACCAGCGTTGAATGCGCTTCAAGGCACTTCATCTGGTCTCGTGCTGGCGAGCAGCAAAACCGCTGCTGAAATGGGTCCTCTGCGCGCCAAGATGCGAGCAGAAAACTGGCCAGCGATTGTTGAAAACGGCGCTGGGGTGCTAGAGCCACACGTCACAATGCTGCAAGACTCGACTGGATACGAATCCCTGCGATCTGCCTTGGAGGATGTGCCGCCAAACCTGCGTCGCTTGTTTCGAGGGTTTGGCGATGTATCAGCCGCAGAAGTCGCGCAGATGACTGGTTTGACCCTGCAGGATGCCGCTCTGGCGCAACAGAGGGGTTTTTCAGAACCGGGTCAGTGGACTGGCACCCAGTCCGAACAAGAAGAGTTTCTGGCGCAGTTGGGAACTCATGGCATCTCAGCCCAACAAGGCGGACGCTTTTTGACCCTTTCGTTCGGTCGTAACAAAGTTGACCAGATGCGCCGCATTATTGAGACTTACCAACCGCGACACACAATTGCCCTTGGCGACGCACCAAACGATGTTGCGATGTTGGAGCACGCGGATTTTGCTGTGGTGATTGCCAATCCGCATCATCCGCCCCTTGCGCCCTTGAAACGGGAAGCGGAAGGTCACATCGTGCGCACAACTGTTGCTGGTCCTGCGGGATGGAATGTAGCGATACTTGATTTACTGGACCGACTTGAATTGAGATAGGACGGGCATGCATGGCTGACTTTCATCAGAACGGAAACATCACAACATTACACAACCTGCGAATCCGGTCTGTGGAAGAACTGGAAGATGAGTTGGTGGCCTTTGCCGGGACGCGGAAAATCTCGTTGATTTTGCCGTGCCTCTATTCAGAGCTTGAGGGCGAAGCCATGCCCCATATTCTGTCGGAACTTTCGAAAGTAACC
This genomic interval from Paracoccaceae bacterium contains the following:
- a CDS encoding HAD-IIB family hydrolase — its product is MSANCNLIVFTDLDGTLIDHETYRWDAAQPALNALQGTSSGLVLASSKTAAEMGPLRAKMRAENWPAIVENGAGVLEPHVTMLQDSTGYESLRSALEDVPPNLRRLFRGFGDVSAAEVAQMTGLTLQDAALAQQRGFSEPGQWTGTQSEQEEFLAQLGTHGISAQQGGRFLTLSFGRNKVDQMRRIIETYQPRHTIALGDAPNDVAMLEHADFAVVIANPHHPPLAPLKREAEGHIVRTTVAGPAGWNVAILDLLDRLELR